The genomic interval GGGCAGCAGCCTGTACTGCTCATTGGGCTGCTTCCTCCAGTCAAGtagaaaataatgatctaatcCCTCTGCTGGTCAGTGCTGCTCTGTCCTGGCTAGTGAGCTGAGTTTTGTGGGTTGCTGTTCTCATGCTCCCCTCTGTGTTTCAGATGGATTCTCAGCTCCACGCACCTCCAGTCTGTTCTTCCTGGGGTCCCCCATCTTCAttgcagctgcagtgaagcaaCAATTCCACATGCCACTGATGGTCTACATGGAAGAGTGTGTCGCTGCCAGCACTCCAGAGCTGAGCCCTTCAAGCCAGACCTACCCGCTCATCACCAACCATGGGTAGATATTCATTAAGCTTTATTGGAAATGCAGAGTTTAAATCTGCATGTTTAGCACTTGGGAGCACAGCAGTCCTGCTTGCAAACTATGCCATCTTACAGAGGGTGCTTGGAAGAGGGTTGCAGTGCACTTGTCCTGTAACAATATCTTGGTCTCAGACCCTAGTGTTTCCCAGAGTGCCTCCTCAGTTGAATGCTCATTTCTCCCTGCAGATGCTTTGTAGATGGCCAGGCTGCTAACTCCAGGTTTCTGCCCCGAGTCCAGACCTCTGAGATCCGTCTGGTTGTCCAGGCCTTCAAGTTTACCCAACTGAACACAGACGTGAGTATCTGATGGGTTAATGTGGATTGTATTGGAGGGCACAGGGCAGCTAGTAACATGTATAAAATTGAGGTTCAAGAGCAGTAACATTGAATATTTCCTAGGTCTATATCCACTGCCGGTTGCTGGCCTGGGACCCTGCCCAGCTCAATGACCCGACAAAGAAAGCTTGTTCATTCAACCAAAGAACCAGAAGGTAAGGACTGGACCCTGCTGAGGCTGCTTTTTGTACAAGGGGAGTGCAGGACTGTGAGGTCCAGTTAACCAACGCCACAGGGGCCCAGGACTACCTTAATCGGCATATCAGTTCTGTGCCACCTTATAGTTGTGTGGAATTTAATTGAAATGGCTTTTCACTTTCCCAAGAACTGGGATAACAAGGTGTGTGTGCAAGTCCCTAGGGAAGCATTTGTGCTGGAGTCCTAAACCAATCTGGGTGTATTGTGGAACAGTCTGTGCATGCATAGTTCACTCCTGCATTTCTTCATGTAGTGGGTGCAAGTCAGGGGGACGACTTCATTGTTCTGCTCTATCCAGTAGCAGTCTATTGCAGTGTCTTTAGGTTCAGTGTCTTGCTCTTGTGTTCTAGGTGGGAGCTCCTGGATAACCCTGGTCAGAGCTCTGTGTGCAGCTGCTGCACTTCCTCCTGCAATATGAGGAAGAGGAGGCACACTGGTAGTAATACTGCTGtttctatatactgtaaatgcatagGTAGCTGTGGGGTTTCATTTGGTTTTTCTGCACTGgtgagtgacatttaatttaTATGGCAGCCAAAGGATCCTCCATTTAGGAGTGCAGCTCCTCAATATTGGCTACCAAAGAATACCTCCCTCCCAACCAGAGAGGCTGCTTGCTCTGTTGCTGGTACTCTGCTCGATGCCTGTTGGCAGCAAAGTAGTCTTGCTGCTTGGCTTGATTCGGCCTGCCCATGTTGTAATGACTCTGGTCCTGCATGCTGTGCAGCAGGTCCTGTTTCTAACCAGGCTCCCTTTTTCCTGAGCAGCTGAAGATGGGCTGAgacacactgcagtgctgggacCCCTGAGTATCCTTCCTGAAGAGCTGTCTGCTGGCAGCCAGGAATTCTACCAGAGGAGTCCTGCTCTGTCACTGGAGGGTGAGTTCAGCCTGCAGTCTCCAATCCAGTGTACACATGGCTTCCTTGGCTATGGcttgcatgtataaaaacatggcCCTGACTTCATCTTTTACAGAAAGTTCCCCTGTAATGTTGAATTTAATGTTATGTCCCTGATGCCAAAACCTTCAAATCCACAGCATAACTAAATTTAATCAGTTATGACCCAAAGTTAGTTTCTAGTATTGGAACATGGGGACTGCCCACCTTATCCGTGTGCCTCCCTGCAGGTCCTAAAGTAATGGACTCCTATTAAAGCTACCCCTGGGTACTGTGGAGACCATACCTGTGCTGGGAACCCTTTCTGTTGCTAACTCCTGCTGTCTCCTCTCCCAGAACCCCAGCAGACTCTGGCCTGGATTCC from Polyodon spathula isolate WHYD16114869_AA unplaced genomic scaffold, ASM1765450v1 scaffolds_244, whole genome shotgun sequence carries:
- the LOC121308097 gene encoding zona pellucida sperm-binding protein 3-like, which gives rise to MNVLMYQPTQSGFYQTPFTQAIVCTYTKPAGWTPPVYNPALGDASGFGKLEFTMGIMNDGFSAPRTSSLFFLGSPIFIAAAVKQQFHMPLMVYMEECVAASTPELSPSSQTYPLITNHGCFVDGQAANSRFLPRVQTSEIRLVVQAFKFTQLNTDVYIHCRLLAWDPAQLNDPTKKACSFNQRTRRWELLDNPGQSSVCSCCTSSCNMRKRRHTAEDGLRHTAVLGPLSILPEELSAGSQEFYQRSPALSLEEPQQTLAWIPVLAAPLLLMALLGALSMGYCMWSRPAGLLQVQQ